The following proteins are co-located in the Pseudomonas cavernae genome:
- a CDS encoding phosphopantetheine-binding protein, with protein sequence MSDLQLEIKSLIIEALGLEDMTTDDLAADLTLFGDGLGLDSVDALELGLAIQKRFGIKIDAEAKDTRKHFANVASLAAFVSAHQAA encoded by the coding sequence ATGAGCGATCTGCAACTTGAGATCAAAAGCCTGATCATCGAGGCCCTCGGCCTCGAAGACATGACCACCGATGACCTGGCCGCCGACCTGACCCTGTTCGGCGACGGCCTCGGCCTGGACTCGGTGGACGCCCTGGAACTCGGCCTGGCCATCCAGAAACGCTTCGGCATCAAGATCGACGCCGAAGCCAAGGACACCCGCAAGCATTTCGCCAACGTGGCCAGCCTGGCGGCTTTCGTCAGCGCCCACCAAGCCGCGTGA
- a CDS encoding acyl carrier protein, translating into MQNRDEIFASLRDTLVELFELDPAQITLEANLYQDLEIDSIDAVDLIDHIKRQTGKKIAAEDFKSVRTVHDVVEAVFRLVSAEGL; encoded by the coding sequence ATGCAGAACCGTGACGAAATCTTTGCCAGCCTGCGCGACACCCTGGTCGAGCTGTTCGAGCTGGACCCGGCGCAGATCACCCTGGAGGCCAACCTCTACCAGGACCTGGAAATCGACAGCATCGACGCGGTCGACCTGATCGACCACATCAAGCGCCAGACCGGCAAGAAGATCGCCGCCGAGGACTTCAAGTCGGTGCGCACCGTCCATGACGTGGTCGAGGCGGTGTTCCGCCTGGTGTCCGCGGAAGGCCTATGA
- a CDS encoding AMP-binding protein — translation MSWIGAERLLFATTHRPACEELDHAALCAAALRFAAQLQAAGVRRLALHLEDAGELAVALLGAWRAGVAVLLPADGQAQMRERLSTQVDLWLDRLELDASLAPLEPAALDLDSCQLTLCTSGSSGAPKPIAKTLRQLANEVEALERLWGAELGDATIVGSVAAQHIYGLLFRVLWPLCAGRRFVRQAQPFPEDLQRVSLAIARDAGSVASAAEARQEPARPRSLQAVNEQAEPVSNAASVSAAASSAPGFAWVASPALLKRMGDNLDWPALRAVRRVFSSGGPLPTEAAQALDERLGQAPTEIYGSSETGGIAWRQGGELWTPFAAVQLTLNDDGALRVASPYLPAGQVEQTADAAEFAADGRFRLRGRLDRIVKLEEKRISLPALEQALLLHPWIIDARLGVLQEGRAFLGALVVLSPAGLHALRNQGRRALTNGLRRHLAGHCEAIALPRRWRLLEQLPYSSQGKLAQAQVEALLAAPRPTQVEPLSAVEQDGEWQLELVVPLDLAHFSGHFPTVPVLPGVVQIDWAQQLARRLIADLPPRFAGMEVLKFQQLVRPGDRLQLALRFDSTRGKLYFAFRNGAAACSSGRILLGAAQ, via the coding sequence GTGAGCTGGATCGGCGCCGAGCGCCTGCTGTTCGCCACCACCCACCGCCCGGCCTGCGAGGAGCTCGACCACGCCGCGCTGTGCGCCGCCGCGCTGCGCTTCGCCGCGCAGTTGCAGGCCGCCGGCGTCCGGCGCTTGGCCCTGCACCTGGAAGACGCCGGCGAGCTGGCCGTGGCCCTGCTCGGCGCCTGGCGCGCCGGCGTCGCCGTGCTGCTGCCGGCCGATGGCCAGGCGCAGATGCGCGAGCGCCTGAGTACACAGGTCGACCTGTGGCTGGACCGTCTGGAGCTCGACGCCAGCCTCGCGCCGCTGGAGCCGGCCGCGCTCGACCTCGACAGCTGCCAGCTGACCCTGTGCACGTCCGGCTCCAGCGGTGCCCCCAAGCCGATCGCCAAGACCCTGCGCCAGCTGGCCAACGAGGTCGAAGCGCTGGAACGCCTGTGGGGCGCCGAGCTGGGCGACGCCACCATCGTCGGCAGCGTCGCCGCGCAGCACATCTACGGCCTGCTGTTCCGCGTGCTCTGGCCGCTGTGCGCCGGCCGCCGCTTCGTGCGCCAGGCCCAGCCGTTTCCCGAGGACCTGCAGCGGGTCAGCCTGGCAATCGCCAGGGATGCGGGAAGCGTCGCGAGCGCAGCTGAGGCAAGGCAGGAACCGGCGAGGCCGCGGAGTTTACAGGCGGTAAATGAGCAGGCCGAGCCGGTTTCTAACGCCGCCTCAGTAAGCGCAGCAGCTTCCAGCGCCCCTGGCTTCGCCTGGGTCGCCAGCCCGGCACTGTTGAAACGCATGGGCGACAACCTCGACTGGCCGGCGCTGCGCGCGGTGCGTCGGGTGTTCTCCTCCGGCGGTCCGTTGCCGACCGAGGCGGCGCAGGCGCTCGACGAACGCCTCGGCCAAGCGCCGACGGAGATTTATGGCAGCTCGGAAACCGGCGGCATCGCCTGGCGCCAGGGTGGCGAACTGTGGACGCCGTTCGCCGCGGTGCAGCTGACACTGAATGACGACGGCGCGTTGCGGGTCGCTTCGCCCTACCTGCCGGCCGGACAGGTCGAGCAGACCGCCGACGCCGCCGAGTTCGCCGCCGATGGGCGCTTCCGTCTGCGCGGCCGCCTCGACCGCATCGTCAAGCTGGAAGAGAAACGCATCTCGCTGCCGGCGCTGGAACAGGCGCTGCTGCTGCATCCTTGGATCATCGATGCGCGCCTCGGCGTGCTGCAGGAGGGCCGCGCCTTCCTCGGTGCGCTGGTCGTGCTGAGTCCGGCCGGCCTGCACGCGCTGCGCAACCAGGGCCGCCGCGCCCTGACCAACGGCCTGCGCCGCCACCTGGCCGGGCATTGCGAAGCCATCGCCCTGCCGCGCCGCTGGCGCCTGCTCGAGCAGCTGCCCTATAGCAGCCAGGGCAAGCTGGCCCAGGCCCAGGTCGAGGCGCTGCTCGCCGCGCCACGACCGACCCAGGTCGAACCGCTGAGTGCCGTCGAGCAGGATGGCGAATGGCAACTGGAACTGGTGGTGCCACTCGATCTCGCACACTTCTCCGGGCATTTCCCGACGGTGCCGGTGCTGCCTGGCGTGGTGCAGATCGACTGGGCGCAACAGCTGGCGCGGCGGCTGATCGCCGACCTGCCGCCGCGCTTCGCCGGCATGGAAGTGCTCAAGTTCCAGCAACTGGTGCGCCCCGGCGACCGCCTGCAGCTGGCGCTGCGTTTCGACAGCACGCGCGGCAAGCTGTACTTCGCCTTCCGCAACGGCGCGGCGGCCTGCTCCTCGGGACGCATCCTGCTCGGAGCTGCGCAGTGA
- a CDS encoding glycosyltransferase family 2 protein, giving the protein MHNPCAVIPVYNHEHALPAVVAVLRDAGLPCVLVDDASSADCAAVMDRLAGTTDTFLVRLPRNQGKGGAVMAGLREAQRLGFSHALQVDADGQHDLGDVARFLNLSQQQPQALICGYPQYDASVPKSRLYARYLTHVWVWINSLSLSIRDGMCGFRVYPLAASVALLDSARLGRRMDFDPEFLVRMAWRNQPMHWLPTRVHYPLDGLSHFRLWHDNALIAKMHAKLFFAMLARLPLILWRRWRA; this is encoded by the coding sequence ATGCATAACCCCTGCGCCGTGATCCCCGTGTACAACCACGAACACGCACTGCCGGCCGTGGTCGCCGTGCTGCGCGACGCTGGCTTGCCCTGCGTACTGGTCGATGACGCCTCCAGCGCCGACTGTGCCGCGGTGATGGATCGCCTGGCTGGCACGACGGACACCTTCCTCGTCCGCCTGCCGCGCAACCAGGGCAAGGGCGGCGCGGTGATGGCCGGCCTGCGCGAGGCGCAGCGCCTGGGTTTCAGCCATGCGCTGCAGGTCGACGCCGACGGCCAGCACGATCTCGGCGACGTCGCGCGCTTCCTCAACCTGTCGCAGCAGCAACCGCAGGCGCTGATCTGCGGCTACCCGCAGTACGACGCCAGCGTGCCGAAGAGCCGCCTCTACGCGCGCTACCTGACGCATGTGTGGGTGTGGATCAACAGCCTGTCGCTGTCGATCCGCGACGGCATGTGCGGCTTCCGCGTCTACCCGCTGGCCGCCAGCGTGGCGCTGCTCGACTCGGCGCGCCTCGGCCGGCGCATGGATTTCGACCCCGAGTTCCTGGTGCGCATGGCCTGGCGCAACCAGCCGATGCACTGGCTGCCGACCCGCGTGCACTACCCGCTCGACGGCCTCTCGCACTTTCGCCTGTGGCACGACAACGCGCTGATCGCGAAGATGCACGCCAAGCTGTTCTTCGCCATGCTCGCGCGCCTGCCGCTGATTCTCTGGCGCCGGTGGCGGGCATGA
- a CDS encoding glycosyl transferase → MSAQHWASQRERGSFLLMKFTAGAARRLGRRALAPLLYLIVGYFFLFGGKARRSIHAYQQRLAAWSGRAELGPRTGSVFAQFLAFAEALLDKLDIWSGRLDPAQIELIDPHDLRGQLRGARGQLLVGAHLGNLEVCRALAELGEKVQMNVLVHTKHAEQFNRLLGEAGASHLRLIQVSELDPAIMLQLSERLERGEWLAIAGDRVPLHGGRNVTVDFLGRPAAFPQGPWLLAGLLHCPLNLMTCVKQDGRYRVYLEPFAERVQWKRGERDAVIRAWVQRYAERLGQLCLLAPRQWFNFYPFWNEHDDTAA, encoded by the coding sequence ATGAGCGCGCAACACTGGGCCAGCCAGCGCGAGCGCGGCAGCTTCCTGCTGATGAAATTCACCGCCGGCGCCGCCCGCCGCCTCGGGCGCCGCGCCCTGGCGCCGCTGCTGTACCTGATCGTCGGCTACTTCTTCCTGTTCGGCGGCAAGGCGCGGCGCAGCATTCACGCCTACCAGCAGCGCCTCGCCGCCTGGAGCGGGCGCGCCGAACTGGGCCCGCGCACGGGCTCGGTGTTCGCCCAGTTCCTCGCCTTCGCCGAGGCGCTGCTCGACAAGCTGGACATCTGGAGCGGCCGCCTCGACCCCGCGCAGATCGAGCTGATCGATCCCCACGACCTGCGCGGCCAGCTGCGCGGCGCGCGCGGCCAGCTGCTGGTCGGCGCCCACCTCGGCAACCTCGAGGTCTGCCGCGCCCTGGCCGAGCTCGGCGAGAAGGTGCAGATGAACGTGCTGGTACACACCAAGCATGCCGAACAGTTCAACCGCCTGCTGGGCGAGGCCGGCGCCAGCCACCTGCGTCTGATCCAGGTCAGCGAGCTGGACCCGGCGATCATGCTGCAGCTCTCCGAGCGCCTGGAACGCGGCGAGTGGCTGGCGATCGCCGGCGACCGCGTGCCGCTGCATGGCGGGCGCAACGTCACGGTCGACTTCCTCGGCCGCCCGGCGGCATTCCCCCAGGGCCCCTGGCTGCTCGCCGGCCTGCTGCACTGCCCGCTCAACCTGATGACCTGCGTGAAGCAGGACGGCCGCTACCGCGTGTACCTCGAGCCCTTCGCCGAGCGCGTGCAGTGGAAACGCGGCGAGCGCGACGCGGTGATCCGCGCCTGGGTGCAGCGCTACGCCGAACGTCTCGGCCAGCTGTGCCTGCTGGCGCCGCGGCAATGGTTCAACTTCTACCCGTTCTGGAACGAGCATGACGACACAGCAGCCTGA
- a CDS encoding HAL/PAL/TAL family ammonia-lyase, translating to MTTQQPEPVIFGERPLSIENVVALSQRRARACLQADAAYRARIARGAQFLDGLLDREGSIYGVTTGYGDSCVVSVPLHQVEALPRHLFTFHGCGLGKLLDEASTRAVLAARLQSLCQGVSGVRVELLERLQAFLDHDVLPLIPEEGSVGASGDLTPLSYVAATLSGEREVLYRGERRTAAEVHAALGWAPLCLRPKEALALMNGTAVMTALACQAYSRADYLLQLATRITAFNVVALAGNPEHFDERLFAAKPHPGQMQVAAWLRQDLAIDGPTPPLHRLQDRYSLRCAPHVLGVLADSLGLLRQFIEIELNSANDNPLIDPDAGRVLHGGHFYGGHIAFAMDSLKNLIGNLADLLDRQLALLVDVRYNHGLPSNLSGAPAETAMINHGFKAVQIGASAWTAEALKNSMPASVFSRSTECHNQDKVSMGTIAARDALRSLELAEQVAAATLLAANQGVWLRQRDAARSLPAPLAAMHAQLSAEFPPVIEDRALEGELRLCLTRIRAQHWRLYA from the coding sequence ATGACGACACAGCAGCCTGAACCCGTCATTTTTGGTGAGCGCCCGCTCAGCATCGAAAACGTCGTCGCCCTCAGCCAGCGCCGCGCCCGCGCCTGCCTGCAGGCCGACGCCGCCTACCGCGCGCGGATCGCCCGCGGCGCGCAGTTCCTCGACGGCCTGCTCGATCGCGAAGGCAGCATCTACGGGGTGACCACCGGCTACGGCGACTCCTGCGTGGTCAGCGTGCCGCTGCACCAGGTCGAGGCGCTGCCGCGCCACCTGTTCACCTTCCACGGCTGCGGGCTGGGCAAGCTGCTCGACGAGGCGAGCACCCGCGCGGTGCTCGCCGCGCGGCTGCAGTCGCTGTGCCAGGGCGTCTCCGGGGTGCGCGTGGAGCTGCTCGAACGCCTGCAGGCGTTTCTCGACCACGACGTGCTGCCGCTGATCCCCGAGGAAGGCTCGGTCGGCGCCAGCGGCGACCTGACCCCGCTGTCCTACGTCGCCGCCACCCTCAGCGGCGAACGCGAAGTGCTGTATCGCGGCGAGCGGCGCACGGCGGCCGAGGTGCATGCCGCGCTCGGCTGGGCGCCGCTGTGCCTGCGACCCAAGGAAGCCCTGGCGCTGATGAACGGCACCGCGGTGATGACCGCGCTGGCCTGCCAGGCCTACAGCCGCGCCGACTACCTGCTGCAGCTGGCCACGCGCATCACCGCGTTCAACGTGGTGGCGCTGGCCGGCAACCCGGAGCACTTCGACGAACGGCTGTTCGCCGCCAAGCCGCACCCGGGGCAGATGCAGGTCGCCGCCTGGCTGCGCCAGGACCTCGCCATCGACGGCCCGACGCCGCCGCTGCACCGCCTGCAGGACCGCTACTCGCTGCGCTGCGCGCCGCACGTGCTCGGTGTGCTGGCCGACAGCCTGGGCCTGCTCCGCCAGTTCATCGAGATCGAGCTGAACAGCGCCAACGACAACCCGCTGATCGACCCGGACGCAGGCCGCGTGCTGCACGGCGGGCACTTCTACGGCGGGCATATCGCCTTCGCCATGGACAGTCTGAAGAACCTGATCGGCAACCTCGCCGACCTGCTCGACCGGCAGCTCGCCCTGCTGGTCGACGTGCGCTACAACCACGGCCTGCCGAGCAACCTGTCCGGCGCGCCGGCCGAGACGGCGATGATCAACCACGGCTTCAAGGCAGTGCAGATCGGCGCCAGCGCCTGGACCGCCGAAGCGCTGAAGAACAGCATGCCGGCCAGCGTGTTCTCGCGCTCCACCGAATGCCACAACCAGGACAAGGTGAGCATGGGCACCATCGCCGCGCGTGACGCGTTGCGCAGCCTGGAGCTGGCCGAACAGGTCGCCGCCGCCACCCTGCTGGCCGCCAACCAGGGCGTCTGGCTGCGCCAGCGCGACGCGGCGCGCAGCCTGCCGGCGCCGCTGGCAGCAATGCATGCCCAGCTGTCCGCCGAATTCCCGCCGGTGATCGAAGACCGCGCCCTGGAAGGCGAGCTGCGCCTGTGCCTGACCCGCATCCGCGCCCAGCACTGGAGGCTCTATGCGTAG
- a CDS encoding acyl-CoA thioesterase: MRSQGVLQAEVEVQVPFFDVDMMEVVWHGHYVKYLEVARCALLDKLGHNYRQMREAGYAWPIIDLQLRYIRGATFGQRLRVRADLVEWENRLKINYLISDASSGERMTRASTVQVAVEIASREMLLASPKVFVEAVERALA, from the coding sequence ATGCGTAGTCAGGGCGTGCTGCAGGCCGAGGTCGAAGTGCAGGTACCGTTCTTCGACGTCGACATGATGGAAGTGGTCTGGCACGGGCATTACGTCAAGTACCTGGAGGTCGCCCGCTGCGCCCTGCTGGACAAGCTCGGCCACAACTACAGGCAAATGCGCGAGGCCGGCTACGCCTGGCCGATCATCGATCTGCAGCTGCGCTACATCCGCGGCGCGACCTTCGGCCAGCGCCTGCGCGTGCGCGCCGACCTGGTCGAGTGGGAGAACCGCCTGAAGATCAACTACCTGATCAGCGACGCCAGCAGCGGTGAACGCATGACCCGCGCCAGCACCGTGCAGGTCGCGGTGGAAATCGCCAGCCGCGAGATGCTGCTGGCCTCGCCCAAGGTGTTCGTCGAGGCCGTGGAACGGGCGCTGGCATGA
- a CDS encoding outer membrane lipoprotein carrier protein LolA, with the protein MKRLLTVALLLAAPLVQAFDLDQLSAQLAKPAVVRGPFVQEKHLRALPQPLTSRGQFVLSREHGLLWQLQTPLQQDYRIDAQGIAKRTPQGWQTQPGQDVAAQQSRLFLAVLKGDRSGLERDFDLQLSGDADNWRLHLSPRSLLLKQIFSAIEIDGGALVQRIELRETQGDSSVLRLPQSQAGPELSDTERSDFAAD; encoded by the coding sequence ATGAAGCGCCTGCTCACCGTCGCGCTGCTGCTCGCCGCGCCGCTGGTCCAGGCCTTCGACCTCGACCAGCTCAGCGCGCAGCTGGCCAAACCGGCGGTGGTGCGCGGCCCGTTCGTCCAGGAGAAGCACCTGCGCGCGCTGCCCCAGCCGCTGACCAGCCGCGGCCAGTTCGTCCTGTCGCGCGAACATGGCCTGCTCTGGCAGCTGCAGACGCCGCTGCAGCAGGACTACCGCATCGATGCACAGGGCATCGCCAAGCGCACGCCACAGGGCTGGCAAACCCAGCCCGGCCAGGACGTCGCCGCGCAACAGAGCCGCTTGTTTCTTGCCGTACTCAAGGGCGACCGCAGTGGCCTGGAACGCGATTTCGACCTGCAGCTGAGCGGCGACGCGGACAACTGGCGCCTGCACCTGAGCCCGCGCTCGCTACTGCTCAAGCAGATCTTCAGCGCCATCGAGATCGACGGCGGCGCGTTAGTGCAGCGCATCGAATTGCGCGAAACCCAGGGCGACAGCAGCGTGCTGCGCCTGCCGCAGAGCCAGGCCGGCCCTGAATTGAGCGACACGGAGCGGTCCGATTTTGCTGCCGACTGA
- a CDS encoding MMPL family transporter codes for MPTERLLPRLFLFLLAALLALAAWQWRAGAPVEASMLSLLPQGAGDARVQQAEQRMQEPLNRELLVLVGHPQRDQAIALVQQIGQHWQAEQRFARVQWSLDADLPALRDQLRASRLGLLPAADRAQLIEQPDAFVERRAAQLFDTFGSIALLPTAQDWLGLGARAQQALNPHSRIQADLASGALLLDEPGMTWALLRARSHDDAFDLHAPPLIAADVAETRQQVEQAGGQLLAASGVLYAAAGQAKATREISLIGGGAALGTLLLLLLAFRRARVLLSLLPIGVALLAGTTACVLVFGEINALTLVLGASLIGVAADYPQHYLSKSWGAADWRSWSALRATLPGLTLSLGTNLIGYLALAFTPFPALTQIALFSAAGLIGAYLCSVCLLPAWLSGLRLTPPAGVLRFCQRLLALRVRLLAKTGSGPLLALLLAFCAGGLWQLHSQNDLRQWLGSEPRLQAEAQRIAALTGQQPTSQFFLVRGADEAQLLERQAALARRLDPLLADGTLRGYRALSQLVAPASQLEALRGALRQLPAHWQPLLAAGLQEAALRAELDALLGAPQPDLEQALAGPLGEPWRPLWLGRDGDGAAGLVSFQGQADAARLQAAAEGLAGVQLVDRLGELNRLFAATQFSAAELKLLSCVAIVLLLSLPFGLAGALRVVSLPLLAALAALACLGWLGQPLTLFSLFGLLLITAIGVDYAILMRENIGGPAVSLLGTLLSALTSWLSFGLLLISQTPAIANFGLAISLGLLFCFLLAPWAGSSDLVEESP; via the coding sequence CTGCCGACTGAACGCCTGCTGCCGCGCCTGTTCCTGTTCCTGCTCGCCGCGTTGCTGGCCCTGGCCGCCTGGCAATGGCGCGCCGGTGCGCCCGTCGAAGCCAGTATGCTCAGCCTGCTGCCGCAGGGCGCCGGCGATGCGCGAGTACAGCAGGCCGAGCAGCGCATGCAGGAGCCGCTGAATCGCGAGCTGCTGGTGCTGGTCGGTCATCCGCAGCGCGACCAGGCGATCGCCCTGGTGCAGCAGATTGGCCAGCACTGGCAGGCCGAGCAGCGCTTCGCGCGGGTGCAGTGGAGCCTCGATGCCGACTTGCCGGCGCTACGCGACCAACTGCGCGCCAGCCGCCTGGGGCTGTTGCCAGCCGCCGATCGCGCGCAGCTGATCGAACAACCGGACGCCTTCGTCGAACGACGCGCCGCGCAGCTGTTCGACACCTTCGGCAGCATCGCCCTGTTGCCCACCGCGCAGGACTGGCTAGGTCTCGGTGCCCGCGCGCAACAGGCGCTCAACCCGCACAGCCGCATCCAGGCCGACCTGGCCAGCGGCGCGCTACTCCTCGACGAACCCGGCATGACCTGGGCATTGCTGCGCGCCCGCAGCCACGACGATGCCTTCGACCTGCACGCGCCACCGCTGATTGCCGCCGACGTGGCCGAGACGCGTCAGCAGGTCGAACAGGCCGGCGGCCAGCTGCTGGCGGCCAGCGGCGTGCTCTACGCCGCCGCCGGGCAGGCCAAGGCCACCCGCGAAATCAGCCTGATCGGCGGCGGCGCCGCGCTCGGCACCTTGCTGCTGTTGCTGCTGGCGTTCCGCCGTGCGCGGGTGCTACTCAGCCTGCTGCCGATCGGCGTCGCCCTGCTCGCCGGGACCACCGCCTGCGTGCTGGTGTTCGGCGAGATCAACGCGCTGACCCTGGTGCTCGGCGCCAGCCTGATCGGCGTCGCCGCCGACTACCCGCAGCACTACCTGAGCAAGAGCTGGGGCGCCGCCGACTGGCGCAGCTGGAGCGCCCTGCGCGCCACCCTGCCGGGACTGACCCTGAGCCTCGGCACCAACCTGATCGGCTACCTGGCGCTGGCCTTCACGCCGTTCCCGGCGCTGACCCAGATCGCCCTGTTCTCCGCCGCCGGGCTGATCGGCGCCTACCTGTGTTCGGTGTGCCTGCTGCCGGCCTGGCTCAGCGGCCTGCGCCTGACGCCGCCGGCCGGCGTGCTGCGCTTCTGCCAGCGCCTGCTGGCGCTGCGCGTGCGGCTGCTGGCGAAGACTGGCAGCGGGCCGCTGCTCGCCCTGCTGCTGGCCTTCTGTGCCGGCGGCCTGTGGCAGCTGCACAGCCAGAACGACCTGCGCCAGTGGCTGGGCAGCGAGCCGCGTCTGCAGGCCGAGGCACAGCGCATCGCCGCGCTGACCGGCCAGCAGCCGACCAGCCAGTTCTTCCTGGTGCGCGGCGCCGACGAGGCGCAGCTGCTGGAACGCCAGGCCGCCCTGGCCCGGCGCCTCGACCCGCTGCTCGCCGACGGCACGCTGCGCGGCTACCGCGCGCTCAGCCAGCTGGTCGCCCCGGCCTCGCAGCTCGAGGCGCTGCGCGGCGCGCTGCGCCAACTGCCGGCGCACTGGCAACCGCTGCTCGCCGCCGGCCTGCAGGAAGCCGCGCTGCGCGCGGAGCTGGACGCCCTGCTCGGCGCGCCGCAGCCCGACCTGGAACAGGCCCTCGCCGGCCCGCTCGGCGAGCCCTGGCGGCCGCTCTGGCTGGGTCGCGATGGCGACGGCGCGGCCGGACTGGTCAGCTTCCAGGGCCAGGCCGACGCGGCGCGTCTGCAGGCCGCCGCCGAGGGTCTCGCCGGCGTGCAGCTGGTCGACCGCCTCGGCGAGCTGAACCGCCTGTTTGCCGCCACCCAGTTCAGCGCCGCCGAACTCAAGCTGCTCTCCTGCGTGGCCATCGTGCTGCTCCTGTCCCTGCCGTTCGGCCTCGCCGGCGCGCTGCGCGTGGTCAGCCTGCCGCTGCTCGCCGCTCTCGCCGCGCTGGCCTGCCTCGGCTGGCTCGGCCAGCCGCTGACCCTGTTCAGCCTGTTCGGCCTGCTGCTGATCACCGCCATCGGCGTCGACTACGCGATCCTCATGCGCGAGAACATCGGCGGTCCGGCGGTCAGCCTGCTCGGCACGCTGCTCTCGGCGCTGACCAGCTGGCTGTCGTTCGGCCTGCTGCTGATCAGCCAGACCCCGGCGATCGCCAACTTCGGCCTGGCGATCAGCCTCGGCCTGCTGTTCTGCTTCCTGCTCGCGCCCTGGGCCGGCAGCAGCGACCTTGTGGAGGAGTCGCCATGA
- a CDS encoding sodium:proton antiporter, with the protein MSVLGFWLLALALYTLVATLGGRRLLPIVGQLLVASLAIPALLLGWVEPHWQLDARALLAPAWVEALYGLCFALLLGYILSDVIDLELSPACLKIALPSFLVPLLAGIACAVWLLPGPRDWLSALGIGLLFSITAIPVLYLFLQSIDYPPVATRRLLHTAILMDFLCWSLFGLAQGSAQPTSLLAPLAAAALPLLLHRLGLRHPLVYSLPFFALMLLLQSLKLNALVFGIGYLLCLAALRQPLRLPLPERHWKRLLNGVAVPLILTCGVLRVDFHGLAGDYPWSAFAALLVLPVLSKVLGSWLGLHWAAPAAPARLKWRESLLLNIRGLTEVVFLNLLLQQQLIDAPVYFGLLLMSLFSTLLPALLGKRHPVHSEPEARSRYEVS; encoded by the coding sequence ATGAGCGTGCTCGGTTTCTGGCTGCTCGCCCTGGCGCTGTACACCCTGGTGGCGACGCTCGGCGGCCGCCGGCTGCTGCCCATCGTCGGCCAGTTGCTGGTCGCCAGCCTGGCGATCCCGGCGCTGCTGCTCGGCTGGGTCGAGCCGCACTGGCAGCTGGACGCCCGCGCGCTGCTCGCCCCGGCCTGGGTCGAGGCGCTCTACGGCCTGTGCTTCGCCCTGCTGCTCGGCTACATCCTCAGCGACGTGATCGACCTGGAATTGAGTCCCGCCTGCCTGAAGATCGCCCTGCCGAGCTTCCTGGTGCCGCTGCTCGCCGGCATCGCCTGCGCCGTCTGGCTGCTGCCCGGCCCGCGCGACTGGCTGAGTGCGCTGGGCATCGGCCTGCTGTTCTCGATCACCGCGATCCCGGTGCTCTACCTGTTCCTGCAGAGCATCGACTATCCGCCGGTGGCGACCCGCCGCCTGCTGCACACGGCGATCCTCATGGACTTCCTGTGCTGGAGCCTGTTCGGCCTGGCCCAGGGCAGCGCCCAGCCGACCAGCCTGCTCGCCCCGCTGGCCGCCGCCGCCCTGCCGCTGCTGCTGCACCGCCTCGGTCTGCGCCACCCGCTGGTCTACAGCCTGCCGTTCTTCGCCCTGATGCTGCTGTTGCAGAGCCTCAAGCTCAACGCCCTGGTGTTCGGCATCGGCTACCTGCTGTGCCTGGCCGCGCTGCGTCAGCCGCTGCGCCTGCCGCTGCCCGAACGTCACTGGAAGCGCCTGCTCAACGGCGTGGCGGTGCCGCTGATCCTCACCTGCGGCGTGCTGCGCGTGGACTTCCACGGTCTCGCCGGCGACTACCCGTGGAGCGCCTTCGCCGCGCTGCTGGTGCTGCCGGTGCTGAGCAAGGTGCTCGGCAGCTGGCTCGGCCTGCACTGGGCCGCACCGGCGGCGCCGGCGCGCCTGAAGTGGCGCGAGAGCCTGCTGCTGAACATCCGCGGCCTGACCGAGGTGGTGTTCCTCAACCTGTTGCTGCAACAGCAGCTGATCGACGCGCCGGTGTATTTCGGCCTGCTGCTGATGAGCCTGTTCTCCACCCTGCTGCCGGCCCTGCTCGGCAAGCGCCACCCCGTCCATTCCGAACCCGAGGCAAGGAGCCGCTATGAAGTTTCCTGA